Proteins encoded together in one candidate division WOR-3 bacterium window:
- a CDS encoding phospho-N-acetylmuramoyl-pentapeptide-transferase, with translation MFKLLFQFRESFSVLNILGYITFRSAYAVITSLVISFFAGPIVIRKLKKYKTGMTVREFTPEGHEKKIGTPSMGGILMIVSIIISVLIWGDLTNRNVIILLSSLLWLGLFGFLDDLMKMKRKKGMRGKYKLAGQILLAGFVGLVLFKFPSHGELKVTQTNALFLKNLVVDFGWFYIPLILTVILGASNSVNITDGLDGLAAGSLATAFASFSVVAYIVGNIKASQYLHIGFDPSAAELTVFGAAAFGACLGFLWFNAHPAQVFMGDTGSLSLGGALGLMAVLLKQEILLVFVGGVFVLEALSVIMQVSYFKITGGKRIFKMTPIHHHFEKCGWSESKIVVRFWLLAILFALIGISTLKIR, from the coding sequence GTGTTTAAGTTGCTGTTCCAATTCAGGGAATCTTTTTCTGTACTGAATATACTGGGTTATATAACTTTCAGATCGGCATATGCAGTAATAACTTCTCTCGTAATTTCATTTTTCGCAGGACCAATAGTAATAAGAAAACTTAAAAAATACAAAACCGGTATGACAGTCAGAGAATTTACACCCGAAGGCCATGAAAAAAAGATAGGAACTCCGTCCATGGGCGGAATACTGATGATTGTCTCGATTATAATATCTGTGTTGATTTGGGGGGATCTTACAAACAGAAACGTCATAATACTTCTGTCCTCTCTGCTGTGGCTTGGATTATTCGGATTTCTTGACGATTTGATGAAAATGAAAAGAAAAAAAGGCATGAGAGGGAAATACAAGCTGGCGGGGCAGATACTTTTGGCCGGTTTTGTCGGTCTCGTGCTTTTTAAATTTCCTTCTCATGGAGAGCTGAAAGTAACGCAGACTAATGCTCTTTTTCTTAAGAACCTTGTGGTTGATTTCGGCTGGTTTTATATTCCACTCATTCTTACAGTAATACTCGGAGCGTCTAATTCAGTAAACATAACGGACGGGCTCGATGGTCTGGCCGCCGGCTCTTTGGCTACTGCCTTTGCTTCATTTTCAGTCGTTGCATACATAGTTGGAAATATTAAGGCTTCGCAATATTTGCACATAGGTTTCGATCCGTCTGCCGCAGAATTAACTGTTTTCGGAGCAGCAGCTTTCGGTGCGTGCCTCGGATTTTTGTGGTTTAACGCTCATCCTGCCCAGGTGTTTATGGGAGACACCGGTTCTCTTTCATTGGGTGGAGCGCTGGGTTTAATGGCCGTTCTTCTGAAGCAGGAAATACTGCTGGTGTTTGTGGGAGGTGTGTTCGTTCTGGAAGCATTGTCGGTTATCATGCAGGTTTCATATTTTAAAATAACCGGTGGAAAGCGAATATTCAAGATGACTCCCATACATC